From Triticum aestivum cultivar Chinese Spring chromosome 4A, IWGSC CS RefSeq v2.1, whole genome shotgun sequence, a single genomic window includes:
- the LOC123085828 gene encoding SAC3 family protein C isoform X1 — MDRRDGAGNRGRSYARGNARGRGWPGRCEDRGRPSTQPPPSTAPAAAVIPSDAQPIVGTCPDMCPATERAQRERLRDLAVFERVSSDPMRTSHSLAVKKFCRTISSTGTQASDIRPLPVLRETMDYLLHLLNSSEYPFEIVHDFIFDRTRSVRQDLSIQNLVNDQAIRIYEDVIKFHILSHQRLARSCQNSDASSLCYLNTEQMMKCLLSLFDMYHTIHKINSQSNKEAGYYSFFVLLHLGCKIPNMANSLSFWYSQLPASIVRSKEMIFARTILRCYHLGNFKRFFCMIAAEATELQLCLVEPFLNEQEYSSGQGQMIIR, encoded by the exons ATGGATCGGCGCGACGGGGCGGGCAATCGGGGCCGGAGCTACGCGCGCGGCAACGCCCGAGGCCGAGGATGGCCGGGCCGGTGTGAAGACCGCGGCCGCCCCTCCACACAACCTCCTCCCtccaccgcccccgccgccgcggtcATCCCCAGCGACGCCCAGCCGATCGTGGGCACCTGTCCCGACATGTGCCCGG CTACAGAGAGAGCGCAGAGGGAGCGGCTCCGAGATCTGGCCGTGTTTGAGCGTGTGAGCAGCGACCCCATGCGCACGTCCCATTCCCTCGCCGTCAAGAAG TTTTGCAGAACTATCTCCTCTACCGGCACACAGGCATCAGATATACGCCCTCTTCCAGTCTTACGAGAAACGATGGATTATCTTTTGCATTTACTAAATTCTTCAGAGTACCCATTTGAGATTGTTCATGATTTCATATTTGATAGAACAAGGTCTGTGAGACAAGATCTTAGTATACAGAATTTGGTGAATGATCAAGCTATTCGCATATATGAGGACGTG ATAAAGTTTCATATTCTGTCCCATCAAAGACTTGCGAGGTCTTGCCAGAATTCTGATGCATCTTCCTTGTGTTACCTGAACACGGAACAAATGATGAAATGCCTTCTTTCTCTGTTTGATATGTATCATACAATTCATAAAATCAATTCCCAAAGCAATAAAGAGGCCGGGTATTATTCCTTCTTTGTGCTTCTACATTTGGGTTGCAAGATACCCAATATG GCaaactcactctctttttggtacAGCCAATTACCAGCTTCAATAGTACGATCAAAGGAAATGATATTTGCTAGAACTATATTGAG ATGCTACCACCTTGGGAATTTCAAGCGTTTCTTTTGCATGATAGCAGCTGAAGCAACCGAGCTTCAGTTGTGTTTGGTAGAACCTTTCCTCAATGAG CAAGAATACTCATCAGGTCAGGGACAAATGATTATACGATGA
- the LOC123085828 gene encoding SAC3 family protein C isoform X2: MDRRDGAGNRGRSYARGNARGRGWPGRCEDRGRPSTQPPPSTAPAAAVIPSDAQPIVGTCPDMCPATERAQRERLRDLAVFERVSSDPMRTSHSLAVKKFCRTISSTGTQASDIRPLPVLRETMDYLLHLLNSSEYPFEIVHDFIFDRTRSVRQDLSIQNLVNDQAIRIYEDVIKFHILSHQRLARSCQNSDASSLCYLNTEQMMKCLLSLFDMYHTIHKINSQSNKEAGYYSFFVLLHLGCKIPNMANSLSFWYSQLPASIVRSKEMIFARTILRCYHLGNFKRFFCMIAAEATELQLCLVEPFLNEQSKKDRREYIT; the protein is encoded by the exons ATGGATCGGCGCGACGGGGCGGGCAATCGGGGCCGGAGCTACGCGCGCGGCAACGCCCGAGGCCGAGGATGGCCGGGCCGGTGTGAAGACCGCGGCCGCCCCTCCACACAACCTCCTCCCtccaccgcccccgccgccgcggtcATCCCCAGCGACGCCCAGCCGATCGTGGGCACCTGTCCCGACATGTGCCCGG CTACAGAGAGAGCGCAGAGGGAGCGGCTCCGAGATCTGGCCGTGTTTGAGCGTGTGAGCAGCGACCCCATGCGCACGTCCCATTCCCTCGCCGTCAAGAAG TTTTGCAGAACTATCTCCTCTACCGGCACACAGGCATCAGATATACGCCCTCTTCCAGTCTTACGAGAAACGATGGATTATCTTTTGCATTTACTAAATTCTTCAGAGTACCCATTTGAGATTGTTCATGATTTCATATTTGATAGAACAAGGTCTGTGAGACAAGATCTTAGTATACAGAATTTGGTGAATGATCAAGCTATTCGCATATATGAGGACGTG ATAAAGTTTCATATTCTGTCCCATCAAAGACTTGCGAGGTCTTGCCAGAATTCTGATGCATCTTCCTTGTGTTACCTGAACACGGAACAAATGATGAAATGCCTTCTTTCTCTGTTTGATATGTATCATACAATTCATAAAATCAATTCCCAAAGCAATAAAGAGGCCGGGTATTATTCCTTCTTTGTGCTTCTACATTTGGGTTGCAAGATACCCAATATG GCaaactcactctctttttggtacAGCCAATTACCAGCTTCAATAGTACGATCAAAGGAAATGATATTTGCTAGAACTATATTGAG ATGCTACCACCTTGGGAATTTCAAGCGTTTCTTTTGCATGATAGCAGCTGAAGCAACCGAGCTTCAGTTGTGTTTGGTAGAACCTTTCCTCAATGAG
- the LOC123085828 gene encoding SAC3 family protein C isoform X3 — MDRRDGAGNRGRSYARGNARGRGWPGRCEDRGRPSTQPPPSTAPAAAVIPSDAQPIVGTCPDMCPATERAQRERLRDLAVFERVSSDPMRTSHSLAVKKFCRTISSTGTQASDIRPLPVLRETMDYLLHLLNSSEYPFEIVHDFIFDRTRSVRQDLSIQNLVNDQAIRIYEDVIKFHILSHQRLARSCQNSDASSLCYLNTEQMMKCLLSLFDMYHTIHKINSQSNKEAGYYSFFVLLHLGCKIPNMANSLSFWYSQLPASIVRSKEMIFARTILRCYHLGNFKRFFCMIAAEATELQLCLVEPFLNETKQG, encoded by the exons ATGGATCGGCGCGACGGGGCGGGCAATCGGGGCCGGAGCTACGCGCGCGGCAACGCCCGAGGCCGAGGATGGCCGGGCCGGTGTGAAGACCGCGGCCGCCCCTCCACACAACCTCCTCCCtccaccgcccccgccgccgcggtcATCCCCAGCGACGCCCAGCCGATCGTGGGCACCTGTCCCGACATGTGCCCGG CTACAGAGAGAGCGCAGAGGGAGCGGCTCCGAGATCTGGCCGTGTTTGAGCGTGTGAGCAGCGACCCCATGCGCACGTCCCATTCCCTCGCCGTCAAGAAG TTTTGCAGAACTATCTCCTCTACCGGCACACAGGCATCAGATATACGCCCTCTTCCAGTCTTACGAGAAACGATGGATTATCTTTTGCATTTACTAAATTCTTCAGAGTACCCATTTGAGATTGTTCATGATTTCATATTTGATAGAACAAGGTCTGTGAGACAAGATCTTAGTATACAGAATTTGGTGAATGATCAAGCTATTCGCATATATGAGGACGTG ATAAAGTTTCATATTCTGTCCCATCAAAGACTTGCGAGGTCTTGCCAGAATTCTGATGCATCTTCCTTGTGTTACCTGAACACGGAACAAATGATGAAATGCCTTCTTTCTCTGTTTGATATGTATCATACAATTCATAAAATCAATTCCCAAAGCAATAAAGAGGCCGGGTATTATTCCTTCTTTGTGCTTCTACATTTGGGTTGCAAGATACCCAATATG GCaaactcactctctttttggtacAGCCAATTACCAGCTTCAATAGTACGATCAAAGGAAATGATATTTGCTAGAACTATATTGAG ATGCTACCACCTTGGGAATTTCAAGCGTTTCTTTTGCATGATAGCAGCTGAAGCAACCGAGCTTCAGTTGTGTTTGGTAGAACCTTTCCTCAATGAG